The Nocardia sp. BMG51109 nucleotide sequence CTCGCTGCATGCCGACGGCGCGCAGCATGCCGATCTCGCGGCGGCGTTCGACCACCGAGAGCGCGAGGGTGTTGACGATGCCGAGCACGGCGATCACCACCGCCAGCGCCAGCAGCCCGTACAGCACCGCCAGCGTGGTGTCGATCTGCTGCCCCTGAGTACCCTTGAACTCCTCCCGATCCTGCACCTGCACAACGACGTACGGTGCCGTCGCCTTCTCCAGATCGGTGCGCATCGCGGTCGGGTCGGCGCCCGGTACGCCCTCGATCAGCACCAGCACGTCGGTGCGGAACGCCACCGGCATCACCTCGTTGTACATCGCCGGCGCGACCACCAGCGGTCCGAGCAGCTGGGTGTCCTTGTAGATCCCGGACACGGTGACGGAAAACTTCTTGTTGTCCAGGCTGGTCAGCTCCACCCGATCACCGGCGTGCCAATTCCGTTTCCCGGCTTCGGTTTCCGATACCAGAATCTCGTTGTCGCCGAGAGTTCCCGCACCGGAACGGATCTCGTAGTTCAGCACCTGGTCGAGCCGGCCGTTGGGCGACGTGCCGAACACCTGCTCGTCGCCGACCTTCATCGCCACGCCCCGCACGGAGACCACATCCTGCACGCCCGCAACGTCTTTCGCCGCCTGCGCGGTACCCAGCGGCACCCCGATCATCTGCGGACCGGCGAGCACGTAGTCGGCCTTCACACCCTTGTCGACCAGTTCCCCGACGCTCGCCTTCGCCGAGGATCCCAGCATGGCGATCAGCGACACCAGCATCAGACCGAGCGTCAGGGCGAAGGCCGTGGCGGCCGTGCGGCGCGGGTTGCGGATCGCGTTGTTGCGCGCCATCCGGCCGGTCGGGCCGAACGGCCGCACCAGCACCCCGAGACCGCTCAGCACCGGTCGCGACATCGCGGGCGAGGCGAACAGCACCGCGAAAACCAATGCGGCAGCGCCGATTCCGACGGTCAATGCCGCATTGCCACCGGTGTGGCGGGCACCGAGCACCACGAGCACGACGCCGGCCACCGCGAGCACGGCGCCGATGGCCGTGCGCACCCGCAGCCCCTCCCCGGCCGTCGCGAACTCCTCGCGCATCGCCTGCACCGGCGGAATCTTGGCCGCCCGGCGCGCGGGCGCGTAGGCGCTGGCCACGGTCACCACCAGCCCCACGCCCAGCGCCGCGAGCACGGTGCGCGGCTGCACCTGCATGGAACCGGTGGGCAGGCCGAGATCGAAGGCATTGAGCAACGCCGTCAGCCCGAACGCCAGACTCACGCCGCACGCGAGACCGAGGGCGCTGCCGAGCAATCCGATCACGGCCGCCTCGGACACCACCGACCAGCCGACCTGCCCGCGACCCGCCCCGACCGCGCGCAGCAGCGCCAGCTCCCGCAACCGCTGCGCCACGATCATCGAGAAGGTGTTGTAGATGATGAACGTGCCCACCAGCAGCGCGATCGCGCCGAAGGCGAGCAGGAAGTAGTTGATGAACTTCAGGGCGTCACCGACCTGCGCCTTCAGGTCCTCGATCACCTGGGCGCCGTCCATCACCTTGTATTCCGGCAGCTCCCGCGCCACCCGGTCGCGCAGCTCCTGATCCGAGACACCCTGCGCGGCGGCCACATCGATATACCCGACATGCTGTCCGTCGGTGAACAACTGGCGCGCCTGTTCGTCGGAGAACAGCACACCGACGAAGCCGCCGGTATCGGACGGCACCTCGTAGACTCCGGTGACGGTGACGTCGATGATGCCGTGCGACGGGATCAGGATCTTGGCCCGGCCGCCGGGCGACAGGCCCGCCCGGTCGGCGCCCCCGACATTGAGGGCGACCTCCCCGGCCCGGCTCGGCGCTACACCGTCGACGAACTTCTCCGGCTCCGCGATCGCCCGGTCCGGCGGCAGGTACGACTTGCCCCAGCTGGGCGCGCCGCCGGTCTGCACCGCGTGCCCGTCCTTCAGCACCACCACCGGGCCCTGCACCGCTGGCGCCACCGCACGCACGCCCTCGGTCGCCGCGACCTTGTCGACGACCTCGTTCGGAACGCCCAGGGACTGGCGCTCTTTCGGCTCCACCCGCACGTCCACGCCCTTCGCCTGTCCGGCGAAGATGCCGTCGAACGTGCGCTGCAGGGAATCGGTGAACACGAAGGAGCCCGCGATGAAGGCGGTGCCGAGGATCACCGACAGCAGCGTCAGCACCAGGCGCACCTTGTGCGCGGCGAGATTACGCAGCGCCACCTTGCGCATCGGACTGCCTGCCATCACCGAACCCCCACCATCGTCCGGGAAACCCGATCGTCGCCGCCGGCCGCCGCGCGATCGTCACTCACAGCGCCTCCAGCGACTTCATCCGGTCCAGTACGGATTCGGCTGTGGGACCACGCATTTCGTCGACGATGCGGCCGTCGGCCAGGAACACCACCCGGTCGGCGTACGCGGCCGCGTGCGGTTCGTGCGTCACGATCACCACGGTCTGGCCGAACTCGTCGACCGACGCGCGCAGGATCGACAGCACCTCACCCGACGACCGCGAATCCAGGTTGCCGGTGGGCTCGTCGCCGAAGATGATGTCGGGCTTACCGGCCAGCGCCCGCGCGCAGGCCACCCGCTGCTGCTGACCGCCGGACAGCTCGCTCGGGCGGTGCTCGAGCCGGTCGCCGAGCCCGAGCCGCTTGATCACCGTCTCCAGCCATTCGTGATCGGGACGGCGGCCGGCGATATCCAGCGGCAGCGTGATGTTCTCCGCCGCCGTCAGGGTCGGCACCAGGTTGAACGCCTGGAACACGAAGCCGATGCGGTCGCGCCGCAGCGTGGTCATCTGTTTGTCGGACAGCCGCGTCAGATCGGTGTCGCCGATGCTCACCGTGCCGCTGGTGACGCTGTCGAGCCCGGCCAGGCAGTGCATGAGCGTCGACTTCCCGGAACCGGACGGGCCCATGATGGCGGTGAACTCGCGGTGCGCGAATTCGGTCGACACCCCGTCCAGGGCCAGGACCCGGGTATCTCCCGAGCCGTACTGCTTCACCAGATCGGTCGCGCGGGCCGCGGCCGTGGTGGGACTCGGGGCCGGTTCGGTGCTCGGGGCATCGGCAATCATGCCCTCCAGTGTTCCGGGAGGGGGGCGGTCTCGCCATCGGGATAATCCCCCAATACCCGGGGGCACCGGCACTCCGGCGCCGCCTACCCTCGTGACCATGATCTGGACTGCGCTACCCCTGCTCATAGTGGCTGTCGCGGTCGTGCTCGGCGGCCTCTGGGCGGCGCGCCGCGCCGGGATCCGCGGCCCGGTCGTCGTCGCCGGATTCGCCGCGGCCGCCGCCGAACTCACCGCGGGCGCGCTCGCGCAGGGCGGCGCTACCCGGATCGACCCCGCCGTCATGCGGTGGGCGCTCGCGCAGCGCACCGACGGGCTGACGACGGGCATGCGGGTGATCTCGGACCTCGGCAGCACCGCCGCGATGACGATCGTGGCGGTCGTCACCGGAGCGTGGCTGGCGTACCGGCGGCGCCGGCGGCTGGTGCTGCTGACGGCGACGGTGTCCGCGGGCGGCGGGCTGACCGTGGTCACGGTGAAGGCGCTGGTCGGACGGTCGCGTCCGTCGGTCGATCACCTGGTGAGCGTGGTCGGTCCCGCGTTTCCGTCCGGACACGCACTGGGTTCGACGGCCGTCGTGGGCGTGGTCGCCGCGGTCGCGGTGCTGTCGCTGCGGCGGCGGGCCGCGAGGCTCGCGGTGGGCGCGACCGCCGTCGTGTTCATCCTGGCGGTGGGGGTGTCACGGGTGTATCTCGGCGTGCACTGGCCCACCGATGTGCTCGCGGGCTGGATGTTCGGAGCCCTGTGGGTGAGCGCCGGCGTGACGGTCCTGCTGCGGTCGCGGCGACGGGCCGCGCGCCGCGCGCACCTGCCCGCCGGCGACCTCAGCCGCCCAGTGCCGCGATGACGATCAGCACCACCACCAGTAACACCACCGTGCCGACGATCAGGCCGATGATCAGCCCGTTGTTCGACTTGCCCTGCTGCGGCGGCGGATAACCGTACCCGCCCGGCCGGGTGTACGGCGGCGGTTGCTGCTGGTACACCGGCTGCGGGGGCGGCGTCGCCGAGCGCACCGACGCCGGTGGCGGCATCTGCCCCGCCGCCGGCTGCTGCATCGGACCCGCGGTGTGCTGCGGTACCGGACCACCCGTGTGCTGCGGCGCCGGACCACCCGTGTGCTGCTGCATCGGACCCGCGGTATGCATGCCGGGCCCGGTCGGGGGCCGCTGCCCCATCGGCGGCGGCGCGACGGGCGCGCTCGGGCCGGTGCCCGGACGGCCCGGTGCCGCCGGACCGCCGAACTGCCCGCCCGCCACCGGCATCGGCGGCGCGCTGGGTGAGGCGAACGTGCGCCGGGCGGCGGCGGCGAAATCGGCGCAGGTGGCGAAGCGGTCGTCGGGCCGCTTCGCCATCGCCTTGAGCAACACGTTGTCCAGCGCCGCGGGCAGCCCCTGGCGCACGCTGCTCAGCGCGGGCGGCGGCCCCTGCAGATGGCCGCGGATCACCGCGGCCGGATTGGGCGCGGTGAACGGGCCGCGGCCGGTGAACAACCAGAACAGGCTGCACGCCAGCGAATACTGGTCCGAGCGGCCGTCCAGCGACGCGCCGGTGAGCTGCTCGGGCGAGGCGTAGGCCAGGGTCGCGGTGAACGTCCCGGTCTGGGTCAGGTGGCCGCCGTCGTCGCGCAGCCGGGCGATGCCGAAGTCGGTGAGATAGACGCGCTCACCCTTGCCGCCGGTCGACTTGGCCAGCAACATATTTCCCGGCTTCACATCGCGGTGCAGCACGCCGTTGCCGTGCGCGTAGTCCAGCGCCTCGGCGACCTCCTGCACGACCTGCACCGCCCGCTCCGGCGGCAGCTTGCGCGGATCCAGGCTGGCGGCGTCGATACCGTCGATGAACTGCATGGAGATCCACAGCTGGCCGTCCTCGAGACCGCGGTCGTAGACCGTGACGATCTTCGGATGATCGAGCTGGGCGACCAGATCGGCTTCGCGTTCGAAGCGGGCGCGAATCTCGTCGTCGGACACCATCTCCCGGTTCAGCAGCTTCAGCGCCGTCATGCGCGGTAACCGCGGATGTTTGGCCAGATAGACCGAGCCCATGCCACCGCGG carries:
- a CDS encoding serine/threonine-protein kinase — encoded protein: MLANGDVFAGYVIERQLGRGGMGSVYLAKHPRLPRMTALKLLNREMVSDDEIRARFEREADLVAQLDHPKIVTVYDRGLEDGQLWISMQFIDGIDAASLDPRKLPPERAVQVVQEVAEALDYAHGNGVLHRDVKPGNMLLAKSTGGKGERVYLTDFGIARLRDDGGHLTQTGTFTATLAYASPEQLTGASLDGRSDQYSLACSLFWLFTGRGPFTAPNPAAVIRGHLQGPPPALSSVRQGLPAALDNVLLKAMAKRPDDRFATCADFAAAARRTFASPSAPPMPVAGGQFGGPAAPGRPGTGPSAPVAPPPMGQRPPTGPGMHTAGPMQQHTGGPAPQHTGGPVPQHTAGPMQQPAAGQMPPPASVRSATPPPQPVYQQQPPPYTRPGGYGYPPPQQGKSNNGLIIGLIVGTVVLLVVVLIVIAALGG
- a CDS encoding ABC transporter permease produces the protein MAGSPMRKVALRNLAAHKVRLVLTLLSVILGTAFIAGSFVFTDSLQRTFDGIFAGQAKGVDVRVEPKERQSLGVPNEVVDKVAATEGVRAVAPAVQGPVVVLKDGHAVQTGGAPSWGKSYLPPDRAIAEPEKFVDGVAPSRAGEVALNVGGADRAGLSPGGRAKILIPSHGIIDVTVTGVYEVPSDTGGFVGVLFSDEQARQLFTDGQHVGYIDVAAAQGVSDQELRDRVARELPEYKVMDGAQVIEDLKAQVGDALKFINYFLLAFGAIALLVGTFIIYNTFSMIVAQRLRELALLRAVGAGRGQVGWSVVSEAAVIGLLGSALGLACGVSLAFGLTALLNAFDLGLPTGSMQVQPRTVLAALGVGLVVTVASAYAPARRAAKIPPVQAMREEFATAGEGLRVRTAIGAVLAVAGVVLVVLGARHTGGNAALTVGIGAAALVFAVLFASPAMSRPVLSGLGVLVRPFGPTGRMARNNAIRNPRRTAATAFALTLGLMLVSLIAMLGSSAKASVGELVDKGVKADYVLAGPQMIGVPLGTAQAAKDVAGVQDVVSVRGVAMKVGDEQVFGTSPNGRLDQVLNYEIRSGAGTLGDNEILVSETEAGKRNWHAGDRVELTSLDNKKFSVTVSGIYKDTQLLGPLVVAPAMYNEVMPVAFRTDVLVLIEGVPGADPTAMRTDLEKATAPYVVVQVQDREEFKGTQGQQIDTTLAVLYGLLALAVVIAVLGIVNTLALSVVERRREIGMLRAVGMQRAQVRRAIYLESMLIAVFGALVGVLLGLGIGAGFLRTLQDLGLTTITIPWTQIVLMLVGSGVVGVLAALWPGVNAARTPPLAAIAEA
- a CDS encoding ABC transporter ATP-binding protein codes for the protein MIADAPSTEPAPSPTTAAARATDLVKQYGSGDTRVLALDGVSTEFAHREFTAIMGPSGSGKSTLMHCLAGLDSVTSGTVSIGDTDLTRLSDKQMTTLRRDRIGFVFQAFNLVPTLTAAENITLPLDIAGRRPDHEWLETVIKRLGLGDRLEHRPSELSGGQQQRVACARALAGKPDIIFGDEPTGNLDSRSSGEVLSILRASVDEFGQTVVIVTHEPHAAAYADRVVFLADGRIVDEMRGPTAESVLDRMKSLEAL
- a CDS encoding phosphatase PAP2 family protein → MIWTALPLLIVAVAVVLGGLWAARRAGIRGPVVVAGFAAAAAELTAGALAQGGATRIDPAVMRWALAQRTDGLTTGMRVISDLGSTAAMTIVAVVTGAWLAYRRRRRLVLLTATVSAGGGLTVVTVKALVGRSRPSVDHLVSVVGPAFPSGHALGSTAVVGVVAAVAVLSLRRRAARLAVGATAVVFILAVGVSRVYLGVHWPTDVLAGWMFGALWVSAGVTVLLRSRRRAARRAHLPAGDLSRPVPR